Proteins co-encoded in one Juglans regia cultivar Chandler chromosome 16, Walnut 2.0, whole genome shotgun sequence genomic window:
- the LOC109004780 gene encoding serine/threonine-protein kinase PBS1-like, with protein MGCFPCFDSKEEEKLNPEKVSDDRKQVRPMVPSAFSGLPSGADRFKSRSNVGYKKESLGPKDGPGVHPGVNIAAQTFTFRELAAATKNFRPESFLGEGGFGRVYKGRLETTGQIVAVKQLDRNGLQGNREFLVEVLMLSLLHHPNLVNLIGYCADGDQRLLVYEFMSMGSLEDHLHDLPPDKEPLDWNTRMRIAAGAAKGLEYLHDKANPQIIYRDFKSSNILLDEGYQPKLSDFGLAKLGPVGDKSHVSTRVMGTYGYCAPEYAMTGQLTVKSDVYSFGVVFLELITGRKAIDSTRPHGEQNLIAWARPLFNDRRKFSKFADPLLQGRYPMRGLYQALAVASMCIQEQAAARPLIGDVVTALSYLANQAYDPNTTYAHGHRGSGDKDERRDRDERGGRILKNEEGGGSGHRWDLEGSEKEDSPRETARMLNRDLDRERAVAEAKMWGENWREKRRQIAQGSFDGKNA; from the exons ATGGGCTGCTTTCCGTGTTTCGACTCGAAGGAGGAGGAAAAGCTGAATCCCGAGAAGGTAAGCGATGATCGAAAGCAAGTCCGGCCCATGGTCCCTTCTGCCTTTTCCGGATTGCCTTCTG GAGCTGACAGATTTAAATCACGAAGCAATGTAGGGTACAAAAAGGAATCACTTGGTCCCAAGGATGGGCCTGGCGTCCATCCTGGTGTCAATATTGCTGCTCAAACATTCACTTTTCGTGAGCTTGCAGCTGCAACGAAGAATTTCAGGCCAGAGTCCTTCTTAGGGGAAGGGGGATTTGGACGTGTATACAAGGGCCGACTTGAGACCACTGGTCAG ATTGTTGCTGTTAAACAATTGGATAGAAATGGTCTTCAGGGTAACAGGGAGTTTCTGGTGGAGGTTCTCATGCTTAGCCTTCTACATCACCCTAACCTAGTGAATTTGATTGGCTATTGTGCTGATGGGGATCAGCGGCTTCTTGTCTATGAATTCATGTCCATGGGTTCTCTAGAAGATCACCTTCATG ATCTTCCACCTGATAAGGAACCACTAGATTGGAACACAAGGATGAGAATAGCTGCTGGTGCAGCCAAAGGCTTGGAATACCTGCATGACAAAGCAAATCCTCAAATTATTTATAGGGACTTCAAGTCATCCAACATCTTACTTGATGAAGGATATCAACCAAAGCTTTCTGATTTTGGACTAGCAAAGCTCGGTCCCGTTGGAGACAAGTCACATGTTTCCACCAGGGTAATGGGCACTTACGGTTATTGTGCTCCTGAATATGCCATGACTGGACAATTGACAGTAAAGTCTGATGTCTACAGTTTTGGGGTAGTCTTTTTAGAGCTGATTACCGGACGTAAGGCCATCGATAGCACCAGACCCCATGGAGAACAGAATCTTATTGCATGG GCACGTCCATTGTTCAATGACCGtagaaagttttcaaaatttgctGATCCACTGCTACAAGGAAGGTATCCAATGCGGGGCCTCTACCAGGCTCTAGCCGTGGCATCCATGTGCATCCAAGAACAGGCTGCGGCCCGCCCTCTCATTGGGGATGTAGTCACTGCCCTCTCATATCTGGCAAACCAGGCATATGACCCTAATACAACTTATGCTCACGGCCATAGAGGTTCTGGTGATAAGGATGAAAGAAGAGACAGAGACGAGAGAGGTGGAAGGATATTAAAGAATGAGGAAGGTGGAGGATCTGGTCATAGGTGGGACCTCGAAGGGTCTGAGAAAGAGGACTCCCCTAGAGAAACTGCAAGAATGTTAAACAGGGATTTAGATAGAGAACGTGCTGTTGCTGAGGCCAAGATGTGGGGAGAGAATTGGCGAGAGAAGAGAAGACAAATTGCACAAGGCAGTTTTGATGGGAAGAATGCTTAG
- the LOC109004781 gene encoding bidirectional sugar transporter N3-like encodes MTIINSQHPLAFTFGIVGNIISVMVYLAPAPTFYRILRKKSTEGFQSLPYVVALFSAMLWLYYALLKEDAVLLITINLFGCVIEIIYISMFITYAPKAPRKLILKMFASMNLGLFSLIVLTSHFLVKNSYRVQVLGWICVVVSVAVFAAPLSIVAQVIRTRSVEFMPFSLSLFLTLSAMMWFAYGLFLKDICVALPNILGFVLGLLQMLLYTIYRNTKKVIDQEKEVPEQTKDIVLIFSTLGSSEVYPVDAQPDASGGGDDANKDAKKPEQTEDHQKSKETGPGHDLKAIENAV; translated from the exons ATGACAATAATAAACAGTCAACACCCATTGGCATTTACCTTTGGCATCGTAG GTAACATTATCTCAGTCATGGTATACTTGGCTCCAGC GCCAACATTTTAtcgaattttgagaaaaaaatcaaCCGAAGGTTTCCAATCGCTTCCTTATGTGGTGGCATTGTTCAGTGCCATGCTTTGGTTGTACTACGCATTACTCAAAGAAGATGCTGTACTTCTCATCACCATCAACCTATTTGGATGTGTCATAGAGATTATCTACATCAGCATGTTCATTACTTACGCGCCAAAGGCTCCCAGG AAGTTGATTCTCAAAATGTTTGCTTCTATGAACCTGGGATTGTTCTCCTTGATCGTTCTTACTTCACACTTTCTAGTGAAAAACTCATACCGTGTCCAAGTTCTGGGATGGATATGTGTTGTAGTTTCCGTGGCTGTATTTGCAGCACCCTTGAGCATTGTG gcaCAGGTAATTCGAACTAGGAGTGTTGAGTTTATGCCGTTTAGTTTGTCACTTTTCCTCACATTGAGTGCCATGATGTGGTTTGCTTATGGTCTGTTTCTGAAGGACATCTGCGTTGCG CTCCCAAACATCCTGGGTTTCGTGTTGGGGCTGCTACAGATGCTGCTGTACACAATATACAGGAACACCAAGAAGGTTATAGATCAGGAGAAAGAAGTACCGGAGCAGACTAAAGATATTGTACTGATATTTAGCACGCTAGGGAGTTCTGAAGTTTATCCGGTGGATGCTCAGCCAGATGCCAGTGGCGGTGGGGATGATGCGAACAAAGATGCAAAGAAGCCTGAACAAACAGAGGACCATCAGAAAAGCAAGGAAACCGGCCCCGGCCATGACCTCAAAGCAATTGAAAACGCAGTGTAA
- the LOC109004779 gene encoding delta(3,5)-Delta(2,4)-dienoyl-CoA isomerase, peroxisomal: MEQFKTLEIVQKTPSSRVFHLYLNRPSHGNALSPDFFSEFPRALAALDQNPDVNLIVLSGAGKHFCTGIDLSSLGSVNSHSGDRGRSGEKLRRHIKFLQDSVTAVERCRKPVIAAVHGGCIGGGVDILTACDIRFCTEDAFFSVKEVDLAITADLGTLQRLPAIVGYGNAMELALTGRRFSGSEAKEMGLVSKIFSSKGEMDKEVGLLAEGIAAKSPLAVTGTKAVLQRSRDLSLELGLDYVATWNSAMLVSDDLTEAVSAHTQKRKPVFAKL, encoded by the exons ATGGAGCAATTCAAAACCCTAGAAATCGTCCAGAAGACTCCAAGCTCCCGCGTCTTCCACCTCTACCTCAACCGCCCATCCCATGGAAATGCTCTCTCTCCCGACTTCTTCTCCGAATTCCCTAGAGCCCTCGCCGCCCTCGATCAAAACCCAGACGTCAACTTAATCGTCCTTTCCGGTGCGGGGAAACACTTCTGCACCGGAATCGACCTGTCATCCCTGGGATCTGTCAACTCCCATTCCGGAGACCGTGGCCGCTCCGGAGAGAAGCTCCGTCGACATATCAAGTTCCTCCAGGACTCGGTCACCGCAGTCGAGCGGTGCCGGAAGCCCGTAATCGCAGCCGTACATGGGGGGTGTATCGGCGGTGGAGTTGACATCCTGACCGCCTGCGACATAAGGTTTTGCACAGAGGACGCGTTCTTCTCGGTCAAGGAGGTGGACTTGGCTATAACCGCCGACCTCGGGACGCTTCAGAGGTTGCCCGCTATAGTCGGGTACGGCAACGCGATGGAGTTGGCTCTTACGGGTCGGAGGTTCTCGGGTTCGGAAGCCAAGGAGATGGGTCTGGTATCCAAAATTTTCAGTTCCAAAGGCGAAATGGACAAAGAAGTCGGACTTCTTGCCGAAG GAATTGCAGCCAAGTCTCCACTAGCAGTCACAGGGACAAAAGCGGTGCTACAAAGAAGCAGGGACCTGAGTTTGGAACTGGGGTTGGATTATGTTGCCACATGGAACTCTGCAATGCTGGTCTCCGATGATTTGACGGAGGCAGTCTCGGCACATACTCAGAAGAGAAAGCCTGTTTTCGCCAAGCTCTGA